The Tripterygium wilfordii isolate XIE 37 chromosome 5, ASM1340144v1, whole genome shotgun sequence DNA segment TTGAACCTAACCCAAACAGATTCCCTGAAGAAACATTCAGAACTGGATTAACTCGAACACCGTTATTCCCATATGAACTTACACAACTACTCTTGTTCAATGGTGGTTTCTGTGACGAtttaattgaagaagaagaagaagttcttTGTGTGCTCTGTTTTTGGGTATCTTTGGAGATTAATGGAGGTCTCTTCGCGGAGTTCGGCGCAGACCCAGTCGAATTGCTTCTCGATAGAAGTGGAAGTGGACACAAACCCCTTCCATAGCCACTTCCACAGTTCAAGCTTCTGCTCTTCTTGAATTTCCAAAATGACTTCGAATTGCTCTGTTTGTTTTGTCCTGCTTCTTCGCCATTGTCGAGCTTATCTGGGTTTTCTGTTTTAACGTGGGAATTAGTATCaggaggagatggagatggagatggagatgggtttgtttggtttggaggaaaagttttgttctttttcttgattTGGGTGGGGAGCATTTTCCCGTCGGAGAAAAGTTCATCTGCGGAAGAATAATTGTATTCTTGGTCAGAGCTTTTCCGAACACAGAAATCGAAATCAGTACTGTTTGATGGTGAATTCGATCGATATGGTTGGCGTTGTTCGATGGGGACGACTTCGAATTGCGAGAGATCATGAGAAAATGAGATTCTTGGACTCTCCGAGAAGAGCTCCATCGCCATGGAGGAAATGGAAGATCTATGATCTATTATGGACACGCAATGGAAGACTTATGGTAAATGAGTTTTTTTGTCGGATATACCCGAAGGCATCAAGTCTAGCTAAGCTTGATTATGCTCAAATTCTATTCATTTAAAATTAGTATAGTTTAATTGATATTGACATGCAAGTCAAAACAATTAAGTTTTAGTGCTCATTTGGTTCGCGAATTTAGAGATGAAAACTGAAAAGTGTACGTCAGGAAAtctatttttttggtattcTCATTTATCATTTTGGTATTGTCATTTATCGTCATTGGTTTGCTCGACTAGTTTGCTTAGAGTAAAAATTATAATGGAATAATGTTTAGATTATTGATGATTATAATTGTGGGATATTATCAAAATTATGTGTTTGTCAAAAAGACATTGTAAGTATTTAATTAATAGTAAGTGAATATTCTCAATCTTTAGGAAGAATACTTCACTTTTTTGGAGAAATCTAATTATCTTTGAAATTCTATATTCTAAGGATTTTACTAATCAAACATATGAATTattgaca contains these protein-coding regions:
- the LOC119999024 gene encoding uncharacterized protein LOC119999024 yields the protein MAMELFSESPRISFSHDLSQFEVVPIEQRQPYRSNSPSNSTDFDFCVRKSSDQEYNYSSADELFSDGKMLPTQIKKKNKTFPPNQTNPSPSPSPSPPDTNSHVKTENPDKLDNGEEAGQNKQSNSKSFWKFKKSRSLNCGSGYGRGLCPLPLLSRSNSTGSAPNSAKRPPLISKDTQKQSTQRTSSSSSIKSSQKPPLNKSSCVSSYGNNGVRVNPVLNVSSGNLFGLGSTFFHGNKERSKKK